TGTTCAACAGCCAGAAACTCGGGATTTGGACGCTGATCTTTCCTTCCGTCGATCCGCTCGTCGGCGGTTACGCCGGAATCGTAGGCATCGTCGTCTGGCTCGCGCTGGGCTTGTGGGAGACACGGCGTCCCCAATAACCTTGTACGTAGATTCCTCCAGATGGTCGCCAGGAACTTGAATTCCCCTCACTGTCCTACGAGTTTGCCTACAACTTCGCCGTTCTCGTGAACAGATTCCCCACGAGTTCGGCCAGCGTAATATCTAACTTATTGGAATCACGGTAGCTTGCTTTGTGGTTTCTTTACTACACCAATAGGTTTTAAATATGACCAAATTCAGCGATCACACTATATGTTCCTGTATCGCAGCTGCCGTTTCGGAGTACCCTTTTTTCCTGGCGATGCCCAAGGCTGTCTCGCCATTCGTAGACTTTAGATTTGCATTCGCACCCGCTTTGAGTAGCTCCTTCACGATGTCGGTTTTTCCGCGACCTGCGGCCACCATCAATGGCGTATATCCGCCGGAACTCTGTACATCGATATCGGCGCCCAGCTCAATCAAGAGCTGTACCATTCTTATCGATTCAGCCGCTGCGTCAGACAGTGCTGCTTTGGAATTGTTCATCTTCTGAATGCGAATTTTGTCCGGACTGACAACATCCTGCTGCCTCGCATTTACGTCTGCACCTTTTTCAACCAGCATCCTGACGGTTTCATAACAGCTTTTTTGTACTGCAGTATGCAACGCATTCAACCCCGTACGTTCGTTCACTGCACTCGCATCAGCCCCCAGGTCGAGAAGCAATTCGACGCTGGAGGCATGATCAAGAATAGCCTCCTCCATGAGAAATTTGGACCAATCAGTTTCTGCTCCGCTATCGATAAGCAGCCTGGCAAATCCGGCGTTGCCATTCCGCAAGGCTCGCGTCAATGCCACCTCGACACCAAGAACCGCAATCACAGGTTCCACTGCCCGCGCATCGCCGGTGATGGCCAATGCATCCGCCGCACTGCTGCGAACCTCCTTATTCTCATCCTCCAGCGCACTTAGAAGCGGTATTACAGCATCTTTCCCCATTCTTCCCAACGCATCCGCAGCTTCGCTGCGCACAAGTTGGTGCTCATCTCGGAGAGCAGAGATGAGCGGCTCGATCGCACGCGTGTCTCCCAATTGACCCAGGGCACGTGCGGCAGCACTTCTTCCACGAAAATCGGTGCTGTTCTTGAGCACAGCGATAATCGGCTCCACCGCCCGGGAGTCTCCCAATTTACCCAGGGCGAGGCAAATCTTGTTCGCGTAGCCTTCATCTGCGTCCAGAAAATCGAGGAGAGGCTCGACAGCGCTTGGGTCACCGATCTTCTCCAACAAGGTGATGACTTCACCACTGCGCTCCCCGCCGAACAAAGGTGTGAGATACTCAACTGCAGGTTTACCTATGATCTCCAGCGCCCTGAGTGCGGCGTTCCAAAGCGGAATTTTACGTTCTCCGAGCAGTTCGATGAGCGGCTCAATGGCGGTTTCCCCGGCATTTCCCAGCGCATAGGTAGCTGTGATCCTTTCTGACGCTTTACAATCTCGAACGACAGAGATCAGCGCATCGACGGCAGGCGCATCACCCAACTCGCCGAGGGCGGCGATCGC
Above is a window of Anaerolineales bacterium DNA encoding:
- a CDS encoding HEAT repeat domain-containing protein, whose product is MPSITSPNVDKLKSNADIEGLLGIINNQEDDQLRRDAIAALGELGDAPAVDALISVVRDCKASERITATYALGNAGETAIEPLIELLGERKIPLWNAALRALEIIGKPAVEYLTPLFGGERSGEVITLLEKIGDPSAVEPLLDFLDADEGYANKICLALGKLGDSRAVEPIIAVLKNSTDFRGRSAAARALGQLGDTRAIEPLISALRDEHQLVRSEAADALGRMGKDAVIPLLSALEDENKEVRSSAADALAITGDARAVEPVIAVLGVEVALTRALRNGNAGFARLLIDSGAETDWSKFLMEEAILDHASSVELLLDLGADASAVNERTGLNALHTAVQKSCYETVRMLVEKGADVNARQQDVVSPDKIRIQKMNNSKAALSDAAAESIRMVQLLIELGADIDVQSSGGYTPLMVAAGRGKTDIVKELLKAGANANLKSTNGETALGIARKKGYSETAAAIQEHIV